The following are encoded in a window of Chloroflexota bacterium genomic DNA:
- a CDS encoding Trm112 family protein produces the protein MSDSSNADLIPADFLAILRCVNDAHPRDDGVLRIVGETLVCTVCGYAYKVEDGIPNMLWDEAIPPSESTPASP, from the coding sequence ATGTCCGACTCCTCCAACGCCGACCTGATCCCCGCGGACTTTCTCGCCATTCTGCGCTGCGTGAACGACGCGCACCCGCGCGATGACGGGGTGTTGCGCATTGTCGGCGAGACGCTCGTGTGCACGGTGTGCGGCTACGCCTACAAGGTCGAGGACGGCATCCCGAACATGCTCTGGGACGAAGCGATTCCGCCGTCCGAATCAACCCCGGCGAGCCCGTGA
- a CDS encoding glycosyltransferase family 4 protein: protein MKLAIVADELDPTNGWGRYAGELARGLIAAGVDVRLVTPGGTMPADLRAHPDHAPIPSFRDGTPHFARLLARTIRPLWRALRGVDAVHCMVEPYAPAVALAAGLRPLFVSLVGTYSVPSSRVWLESRLLRLAMHRARRLIAISRYTEQRVRRDTGFTHSTVVPLAVRANEFAVPDPPPAREAGLVVAVGEPKPRKGFDVALEAFAAVRARVPQSRFVIVGPYAASSSFVARLRERIHGLGLEDDVILTGAVSHDELVRWYARASVVVMPYRSVGRDFEGFGLVLLEAGACGAPVISSLDSPAEEIVAHGETGLLVAPGDVTALETAMLRVLSSTDECVRLGEGGRAHAATMTWERSTAQLIDVYEQTLGRPIRRGS, encoded by the coding sequence GTGAAGCTGGCCATCGTGGCCGACGAGCTGGACCCGACCAACGGCTGGGGGCGCTACGCCGGCGAGCTGGCGCGCGGGCTGATTGCGGCGGGCGTTGACGTGCGCTTGGTCACGCCCGGCGGCACGATGCCCGCCGACCTGCGCGCCCATCCCGACCACGCGCCGATCCCGTCGTTTCGCGACGGTACGCCCCACTTCGCACGCTTGCTCGCCCGGACCATCCGGCCCTTGTGGCGCGCGCTGCGGGGTGTTGACGCCGTCCACTGCATGGTCGAGCCCTATGCCCCCGCCGTGGCCCTCGCCGCTGGACTCCGCCCGCTGTTCGTGTCGCTCGTCGGCACCTATTCGGTGCCGTCCAGCCGGGTTTGGCTGGAGTCGCGCCTGCTGCGCCTGGCCATGCACCGCGCGCGGCGACTGATCGCCATCAGCCGCTATACGGAGCAGCGGGTGCGGCGGGACACGGGATTCACGCACTCCACGGTTGTGCCGCTGGCCGTGCGGGCGAATGAATTTGCGGTTCCCGACCCGCCGCCGGCGCGCGAGGCCGGGCTGGTGGTCGCGGTCGGTGAGCCCAAGCCGCGCAAAGGGTTCGACGTAGCGTTGGAGGCCTTCGCCGCGGTGCGCGCGCGCGTGCCGCAGTCGCGCTTCGTCATCGTGGGGCCGTACGCGGCAAGTTCGTCGTTCGTTGCGCGGCTCCGCGAACGCATCCACGGCTTGGGCCTGGAAGACGATGTGATCCTCACGGGAGCCGTGAGCCACGACGAGCTGGTGCGCTGGTATGCCCGCGCGTCGGTGGTGGTCATGCCCTACCGCTCGGTTGGACGCGACTTCGAGGGGTTCGGCCTGGTGCTGCTCGAGGCCGGCGCCTGCGGCGCGCCGGTGATCAGCTCGTTGGACTCCCCGGCGGAGGAGATCGTGGCGCACGGCGAGACCGGGTTGCTGGTCGCGCCCGGCGATGTGACGGCGCTGGAAACGGCAATGCTCCGAGTGTTGTCCTCCACGGACGAATGCGTGCGCCTCGGGGAAGGCGGCAGGGCCCACGCGGCGACCATGACCTGGGAGCGATCGACGGCCCAGCTCATCGACGTTTACGAGCAGACGCTCGGCCGACCCATTCGGCGAGGGTCATGA
- a CDS encoding glycosyltransferase family 4 protein: MKPSLLMLSGDRDVAAGRRGPFYYTLEGLSREFDRIDVLTPNVRQAQPHTVHRVVHVHPSTGGRLWHARWLIRRARALAAERRYHLIVSHDYGIFSNGIAAARLSGRIGAPYVSEIHHVPAHPRRAQWWESAAKLGYRAYVGFAAGRARAIRVVNREQVPELLRRWGVPPENILVLPSAHVDREVFGPGDDPRPYALGFVGRLVANKGLDYLVKIFATVAADAPDSRFLVVGDGPEANALQRRLSAAGIGDRVDRIAWVDGPDDLAARYRQMEALACTSRSEGGPRVCLEAMACGTPVFSTPVGLMPEIIDHGMNGWLLPWDAKAGGDLVTQVRGTRGALASAGAAARRATEPFTRERILGAYARAYRDLAAESLP, translated from the coding sequence ATGAAACCCAGCCTGCTGATGCTCAGCGGCGATCGCGACGTAGCGGCGGGGCGGCGAGGTCCGTTCTACTACACGCTCGAAGGACTGTCGCGGGAGTTCGACCGAATCGACGTGCTGACGCCGAACGTTCGCCAGGCCCAACCGCACACGGTCCATCGCGTCGTGCACGTCCATCCGTCGACGGGCGGGCGGCTCTGGCACGCGCGCTGGCTGATCCGCCGGGCGCGCGCCCTGGCCGCCGAGCGGCGCTACCACCTGATCGTGAGCCACGACTACGGCATCTTTTCGAACGGCATCGCCGCCGCGCGCCTCAGCGGGCGAATTGGCGCGCCGTACGTCAGCGAAATCCATCACGTCCCGGCGCACCCGCGGCGCGCGCAGTGGTGGGAGTCGGCGGCCAAGCTCGGATATCGGGCCTACGTCGGATTCGCGGCCGGGCGCGCCCGCGCCATCCGCGTGGTCAACCGCGAACAGGTGCCCGAGTTGCTGCGACGGTGGGGCGTGCCGCCGGAGAATATCCTGGTGCTGCCGTCGGCGCACGTCGATCGAGAGGTGTTTGGTCCGGGCGACGATCCCCGGCCATACGCGCTGGGATTCGTGGGACGCCTGGTCGCCAACAAGGGCCTGGACTACCTGGTCAAGATCTTCGCGACCGTGGCGGCCGACGCCCCCGACTCGCGATTCTTGGTCGTGGGCGACGGCCCGGAAGCCAACGCCTTGCAGCGACGCCTTTCCGCGGCGGGAATCGGGGATCGCGTCGACCGCATCGCCTGGGTTGACGGTCCGGACGACCTGGCGGCGCGCTACCGGCAGATGGAAGCCCTGGCCTGCACGTCGCGCAGCGAGGGCGGACCTCGGGTGTGCCTGGAAGCCATGGCCTGCGGCACGCCGGTGTTCAGCACGCCGGTGGGGCTGATGCCCGAGATCATCGATCACGGCATGAACGGCTGGCTCTTGCCGTGGGATGCCAAGGCCGGCGGCGACCTGGTCACGCAGGTGCGCGGCACACGCGGAGCGCTGGCCAGCGCCGGTGCGGCGGCGCGACGGGCAACCGAGCCCTTTACTCGCGAGCGGATCCTCGGCGCCTACGCCCGGGCCTATCGCGACCTGGCGGCGGAATCGCTGCCGTGA
- a CDS encoding glycosyltransferase has protein sequence MKAAVYNRWLHQRGGGERHAAMAAAVLAQRFDDTRLVTHRGIAREDLESALNLDLSNVQIEVIPALPPNRFAEYTSQFDLFVNASFMTSQPSAARRSLMLVLFPSPIERGWTARLRRRVGEMLIRQLLLPEWLDGFYDVHPLGRGWFRYTTDRAVVRIPWPPGRTTANVEVIAGNFRRDEPLPVRCLVDGEVLAERTFEPHPGEFERWPLRVHRSRGANDPLELTLESPVFNPADTLDEADNREVGLAVTDVRVRSPRRLLYELLFRRLLPEAGIRLEGLPTYGSLDFLESYDLIAPISDFSRRWMRHYWDRDGPLLFPPVDTSWAAPRRRRPSILGVGRFFRGTHEKKHRVMIDQFIRMRREGLDGWTLHLAGQQSERDIDLDYTRDLKRRAAGHPIEFHVGAPFADLQRLYGEAQIYWHAAGHGERESRHPVRFEHFGITAVEAMASGAVPVVLDRGGLPEIITHGVDGFRWSTTRELRDHTWRLVHDAELRGRMSEAAQAASQRFNVAAFTRRLHGLVDELGFPAA, from the coding sequence GTGAAGGCCGCCGTCTACAACCGCTGGCTGCATCAGCGCGGCGGCGGCGAGCGCCACGCCGCCATGGCGGCCGCCGTATTGGCCCAGCGCTTCGACGACACGCGCCTGGTCACGCATCGCGGCATTGCTCGCGAGGACCTGGAATCCGCCCTGAACCTCGATCTGTCGAACGTCCAGATCGAGGTCATCCCGGCCCTGCCGCCGAACCGCTTCGCCGAGTACACCTCGCAGTTCGACCTCTTCGTGAACGCCTCGTTCATGACTTCGCAGCCGTCCGCGGCGCGCCGCAGCCTGATGCTGGTGCTCTTCCCGTCGCCCATCGAGCGCGGTTGGACCGCGCGCCTGCGACGACGGGTCGGGGAGATGCTGATTCGGCAGCTGCTCCTGCCGGAGTGGTTGGACGGGTTCTACGACGTCCATCCGCTCGGCCGCGGTTGGTTCAGATACACCACGGATCGCGCCGTGGTGCGCATCCCCTGGCCGCCGGGGCGCACGACGGCAAACGTCGAAGTCATCGCCGGCAATTTTCGCCGCGACGAGCCGCTTCCGGTCCGGTGCCTCGTTGACGGCGAGGTGCTCGCTGAGCGCACGTTCGAGCCTCACCCGGGCGAGTTCGAGCGCTGGCCGTTGCGCGTCCATCGCTCGCGTGGGGCGAATGACCCGCTCGAACTCACGCTCGAGTCGCCGGTGTTCAACCCCGCCGACACCCTGGACGAGGCGGACAACCGCGAGGTGGGCCTGGCCGTCACCGACGTGCGCGTGCGCAGCCCGCGCCGGCTGCTCTACGAGCTGCTGTTCCGCCGCCTGCTGCCTGAAGCGGGCATCCGGCTGGAGGGCCTGCCGACCTATGGCTCGCTTGACTTCCTGGAGTCCTACGATCTCATCGCGCCCATTTCCGATTTCAGCCGGCGCTGGATGCGCCACTACTGGGATCGCGACGGTCCGTTACTTTTCCCACCGGTTGACACCTCATGGGCCGCGCCCCGGCGCCGTCGCCCCTCTATTCTTGGGGTGGGCCGGTTCTTTCGCGGCACGCACGAGAAGAAGCACCGGGTGATGATCGACCAGTTCATTCGCATGCGGCGCGAGGGCCTCGATGGCTGGACCTTGCACCTGGCCGGGCAGCAGAGCGAGCGCGATATTGACCTGGACTACACCCGTGACCTCAAGCGCCGCGCCGCGGGGCATCCCATCGAGTTCCATGTCGGCGCGCCGTTCGCCGACCTGCAACGGTTGTACGGTGAAGCGCAGATCTATTGGCACGCCGCCGGCCATGGGGAGCGCGAGTCGCGCCATCCGGTGAGATTCGAGCACTTCGGCATCACGGCGGTGGAGGCCATGGCGAGCGGCGCGGTTCCGGTGGTGCTCGACCGAGGGGGGCTGCCTGAAATCATCACCCACGGCGTGGACGGATTTCGCTGGTCGACGACGCGCGAGTTGCGTGACCACACATGGCGGCTCGTGCATGACGCCGAACTGCGCGGCCGCATGTCCGAGGCCGCACAGGCCGCGAGCCAGCGATTCAATGTCGCCGCCTTCACTCGGCGTCTCCACGGGCTAGTCGATGAGCTTGGGTTTCCCGCCGCGTAG
- a CDS encoding glycosyltransferase family 4 protein: protein MRLTLVSNIFPPAVGGPATHVYHLAESLHQRGHAVRVIAGTDDPAGAVKVPYPLVRVSWSMPVPIRYLRVMWHTWRAALQSDVVYINGIELPASLGALLAGRPRVLKVVGDWAWESAIRRGLTSLGIEPFQSATHGAKTRLFRAIQRFYCRLASVVVVPSAYVGSLVEGWGVDARKTQVIQNALTSTPRPNEEPEAARQGLGLRAPVICNVSRLYAWKHVDALIRMVPRFDHGAALLIVGGGPEQSRLEQLAREVGVTDRVVFTGDVPHDRVATYLRASQICVLNTQYEGLSHTLVEARHVGTPIVTTDVGGNREILRHEHSAVLVPFGDEDAFVHAVNDLLADPAHGARLAQAAQTGLEHFRWDRLVDQTLEVLRDAIDRRPGAARAVA from the coding sequence ATGCGCCTAACGCTGGTGTCGAACATTTTTCCGCCCGCCGTCGGCGGCCCGGCCACGCACGTGTATCACCTGGCCGAGTCGCTGCATCAGCGGGGCCACGCCGTGCGGGTGATCGCCGGCACCGACGATCCGGCGGGCGCGGTCAAGGTTCCCTATCCCCTGGTGCGGGTGTCGTGGAGCATGCCGGTGCCGATCCGCTACCTCCGCGTCATGTGGCACACCTGGCGCGCGGCGTTGCAGTCCGACGTGGTCTACATCAACGGCATCGAGCTCCCCGCCAGCCTCGGGGCGCTGCTGGCCGGCCGCCCGCGCGTGCTCAAGGTCGTGGGCGACTGGGCGTGGGAGTCGGCTATCCGCCGGGGGCTGACGTCGCTGGGCATCGAGCCGTTCCAGAGCGCCACCCATGGCGCGAAGACCCGGCTGTTTCGCGCGATCCAACGGTTCTACTGCCGCCTCGCCAGCGTGGTCGTCGTCCCCAGTGCCTACGTGGGTTCCCTGGTCGAGGGGTGGGGCGTCGATGCGCGCAAGACTCAGGTGATCCAGAACGCGCTGACCAGCACGCCGCGTCCCAACGAGGAGCCGGAGGCCGCGCGCCAGGGCCTGGGCCTGCGCGCCCCCGTGATCTGCAACGTCTCGCGGCTCTACGCCTGGAAGCACGTCGACGCGCTGATTCGCATGGTGCCGCGGTTCGACCACGGCGCCGCCCTGCTCATCGTCGGCGGCGGTCCGGAACAGTCCCGGCTGGAGCAGCTGGCGCGGGAGGTTGGCGTGACGGACCGGGTGGTCTTCACCGGTGACGTGCCCCACGACCGGGTGGCGACCTACCTGCGGGCGTCTCAGATATGCGTCCTCAACACGCAGTACGAGGGCCTCTCGCACACGCTGGTGGAGGCCCGCCACGTGGGAACGCCGATCGTGACCACCGACGTTGGGGGCAACCGCGAAATCCTGCGCCATGAGCACTCCGCGGTGCTGGTGCCGTTCGGCGATGAGGACGCATTCGTGCACGCCGTGAACGACCTGCTCGCCGACCCGGCCCACGGCGCGCGATTGGCCCAGGCGGCGCAGACCGGGCTGGAGCACTTTCGCTGGGACCGGCTGGTGGACCAAACGCTCGAGGTGCTGCGCGACGCCATCGACCGCCGGCCGGGAGCCGCCCGCGCCGTCGCATGA
- a CDS encoding glycosyltransferase family 4 protein, giving the protein MSEAGRGLRLLMITQELSTDSSILGFAHLWAGELAGLVDQVHVIAASTGAVDLPPNVTVHGLGKERGRGRASRWPLLLGRCLQLIGGARVDGVLAHMVPAYAVAAAPWCIARRTPLVLWYASHGLTRTLRAGVRLSSATITSAPESYPLPSPSAFIVGQGIDTARLAAMPIRSEPPARPVIGVAGRITPLKGLTTVIEAVAQLRDDGVPVELRVAGEPFYPSDHAYLADVHERVRQANLTEHVTFLGGLPSTDMPEFYAGLDAFVAWRSGTSLDKTGLEALAAGTLLVTNNVVYRAALGGFAGDFLLESSPEALANGLRRALALHPGLRTATIDQLRQAVIENHAASGLAGRLVQVFAALREGRDPPFPRTAPAAKVGEGV; this is encoded by the coding sequence GTGAGCGAGGCAGGACGTGGGCTGCGGCTGCTGATGATCACGCAGGAGCTTTCGACTGACAGCTCCATTCTTGGGTTCGCCCACCTTTGGGCGGGCGAGCTGGCCGGGCTCGTTGACCAGGTGCACGTTATCGCCGCCTCCACGGGCGCGGTGGACTTGCCGCCCAACGTCACCGTGCATGGGCTGGGCAAGGAAAGAGGGCGCGGTCGTGCGTCCCGCTGGCCGTTGCTGCTTGGCCGGTGCCTTCAGTTGATCGGCGGCGCTCGCGTGGACGGCGTGCTGGCGCACATGGTCCCGGCCTACGCCGTCGCCGCCGCCCCCTGGTGCATCGCGCGTCGGACCCCGCTCGTGCTCTGGTACGCCAGCCACGGCCTCACGCGAACGCTGCGCGCCGGCGTGAGACTGTCCAGCGCGACCATCACCTCAGCTCCCGAGAGCTACCCGCTGCCGTCGCCGAGCGCATTCATCGTGGGCCAGGGCATCGACACGGCCCGGCTCGCGGCCATGCCCATCCGATCCGAGCCGCCGGCGCGGCCCGTGATCGGCGTCGCCGGACGGATTACGCCGCTCAAGGGGCTGACCACGGTGATCGAGGCCGTCGCGCAGCTCCGCGACGACGGCGTGCCCGTCGAGCTGCGCGTCGCCGGCGAGCCGTTCTATCCCTCAGATCATGCCTACCTGGCCGATGTTCACGAGCGCGTGCGACAGGCGAATCTCACGGAGCACGTCACGTTTTTGGGCGGGCTGCCCAGCACGGACATGCCGGAGTTTTACGCCGGCCTCGATGCCTTCGTCGCCTGGCGCAGTGGAACTTCCCTCGACAAGACCGGATTGGAAGCCCTTGCCGCCGGCACGTTGCTGGTCACCAACAACGTCGTCTATCGCGCGGCGCTCGGCGGGTTCGCGGGCGACTTCCTGCTCGAGTCGTCGCCGGAGGCCCTGGCGAATGGCCTGCGACGGGCGCTGGCGCTTCATCCAGGTTTGCGCACGGCGACGATCGACCAGCTCAGGCAAGCGGTCATCGAAAACCACGCCGCGAGCGGCCTGGCGGGTCGGCTCGTGCAAGTGTTCGCGGCGCTGCGCGAGGGCCGCGATCCGCCGTTTCCGCGCACCGCGCCCGCCGCGAAGGTGGGCGAAGGTGTCTAG
- a CDS encoding glycosyltransferase family 4 protein — MRLIFLANARIPSEKAHPLQIMHMAEAFTAQGLEVLLLHARRANMDAMRHVNDPFAYFGVARAFALIGLPCIDLIKRVTVDWPALSRRPIPLLAHLIQLATFTLSALVLMRRLGGGVVYSRDLFPLTLTTLRRRPGVRTCFECHTLPRSAPSQRLHLWAARRVDRIVVISSALRRWYLERGLPPERVLVAHDAAPAAAFDLEPRATARQALDLAPNTPLVCYVGHLYAWKGVDTLIAAAATLPESVQVAIVGGVPPDLDRVRRLAGARRNVRTTGHRPPAEARRYLAAADVAVIPFSGSTIIAREHTSPLKMFEYMAAGVPIVASDLPSLREVLRHEHNALLVPPDDNAALAAAIERLLSDHELAARLARTARNEVADCTWNRRAARIVDFLDLSRPA, encoded by the coding sequence GTGCGCCTGATCTTCCTCGCCAATGCGCGCATTCCCAGCGAAAAGGCCCACCCGCTGCAGATCATGCACATGGCCGAGGCGTTCACGGCGCAGGGCCTGGAGGTGCTGTTGCTCCATGCCCGCCGCGCCAACATGGACGCCATGCGGCACGTCAACGACCCCTTTGCCTACTTCGGCGTTGCGCGGGCATTCGCCCTCATCGGCCTGCCCTGCATCGACCTGATCAAACGCGTCACGGTCGATTGGCCCGCACTCAGCCGTCGACCTATCCCGCTGCTGGCACACCTGATCCAACTCGCGACGTTCACGCTCAGCGCGCTGGTGCTCATGCGGCGACTCGGCGGCGGCGTGGTCTACAGCCGCGACCTGTTTCCCTTGACGCTGACGACGCTTCGCCGTCGCCCCGGCGTCCGCACCTGCTTCGAGTGCCACACGCTGCCGCGATCGGCGCCGTCGCAGCGATTGCACCTGTGGGCCGCGCGCCGGGTGGACCGCATCGTGGTGATTTCGTCCGCGCTGCGCCGGTGGTATCTGGAACGCGGCCTGCCGCCCGAGCGCGTGCTGGTGGCGCATGACGCCGCCCCCGCCGCCGCCTTCGACCTGGAGCCGAGGGCCACAGCGCGCCAGGCGCTCGACCTCGCCCCGAACACGCCGCTCGTCTGCTACGTGGGCCATCTTTACGCCTGGAAGGGCGTGGACACGCTCATCGCCGCCGCGGCGACGCTGCCCGAGTCCGTGCAGGTCGCCATCGTCGGGGGCGTGCCGCCGGACCTCGACCGGGTTCGCCGGCTTGCCGGCGCCAGGCGCAACGTGCGGACCACGGGCCATCGCCCACCGGCCGAGGCGCGGCGCTACCTGGCCGCGGCCGACGTGGCGGTGATCCCCTTCAGCGGCTCCACGATCATCGCGCGCGAGCACACCTCGCCGCTCAAGATGTTCGAGTACATGGCGGCCGGCGTGCCCATCGTGGCCAGCGATCTGCCGTCGCTGCGCGAGGTGCTGCGCCATGAACACAACGCGCTGCTCGTGCCTCCCGACGATAATGCGGCGCTGGCCGCCGCCATCGAGCGCCTCTTGAGCGACCATGAACTCGCCGCACGCCTGGCGCGCACGGCCCGGAATGAGGTAGCGGACTGCACGTGGAATCGACGCGCGGCCAGGATCGTGGACTTTCTCGACCTGTCGCGGCCGGCCTGA
- a CDS encoding oligosaccharide flippase family protein, with amino-acid sequence MTAEASEHESPSTLGERAVRGVVALGVREGGMKLVSFTGDIALYRLLTTADFGVVVPIAFLAGIIKQFTDVGLHPSVIQRREDPGRSDLRAVFTLHLGLVTLAAAIVVFAGPPMLTEWIGVDADPWMIRIFGISIWLSAFRLVPAALLERHLRFGRLAAADIAGTVWYFGAGIGFAIGAFEAWSLIIAHVGASIVSTLAVVVAQPWAPIPTWRPSGLRHYLRFGAQFQGARLALMAKDSLIPLLSPRTVGADGTGLLSWADKIASQPLTLTQLVSRVTLPTFARMQDDIERVRRGAELTLKWNAIVTLPAFAAVIAFAPEIAIYIYSEQWLPAIPALYALAASAVLVPINGLLTPILAALGRTRVILVIAIVWAVAAWALAIGLSAAGLELLAIPIALAATQFAAALVLLPLARDVFDFRLLRHLARPLAAAVLAGAFGRLVMLPLLTDWVLLIQGGIVVVLLYAGLIYLMDRETIRHEVGLLFRRPEPDPGDSP; translated from the coding sequence ATGACGGCTGAAGCTTCCGAACACGAGTCGCCCTCGACGCTGGGCGAGCGAGCCGTGCGCGGCGTGGTTGCGCTGGGCGTGCGCGAGGGCGGCATGAAACTCGTGTCGTTCACGGGCGACATCGCGCTGTACCGCCTGCTCACGACGGCCGATTTCGGCGTCGTCGTGCCGATTGCCTTTCTTGCCGGAATCATCAAGCAGTTCACGGACGTCGGGCTGCATCCGAGCGTGATCCAGCGCCGGGAGGATCCCGGCCGGTCCGACCTGCGCGCCGTGTTCACCTTGCACCTGGGGCTGGTGACCTTGGCCGCGGCCATCGTCGTATTCGCCGGCCCGCCGATGCTCACGGAGTGGATCGGCGTGGACGCGGATCCGTGGATGATCCGCATTTTCGGTATCTCCATCTGGCTTTCGGCGTTTCGGCTCGTGCCGGCGGCGCTGCTGGAGCGTCACCTGCGCTTTGGTCGCCTGGCGGCCGCGGACATCGCCGGCACGGTGTGGTACTTCGGCGCCGGCATCGGGTTCGCCATCGGCGCGTTCGAGGCCTGGAGCCTGATCATCGCCCACGTCGGGGCGAGCATCGTCTCGACGCTGGCGGTGGTCGTGGCGCAGCCGTGGGCGCCGATTCCAACCTGGCGACCGTCGGGTCTGCGGCACTACCTTCGATTCGGCGCCCAGTTTCAGGGCGCCCGCCTGGCCCTGATGGCCAAGGACTCGCTGATTCCGCTCCTGTCGCCGCGCACGGTCGGTGCTGACGGCACGGGTCTCCTGAGCTGGGCGGACAAGATCGCGTCGCAGCCGCTCACGCTGACGCAGCTGGTGTCCAGGGTCACCTTGCCCACGTTTGCCCGCATGCAGGACGACATCGAGCGTGTGCGGCGCGGCGCCGAGCTTACGCTCAAGTGGAACGCCATCGTGACGCTGCCGGCCTTTGCGGCGGTGATCGCCTTCGCGCCGGAGATCGCCATCTACATCTACAGCGAGCAGTGGCTGCCGGCGATCCCGGCGCTCTACGCGCTGGCCGCCAGCGCCGTCCTGGTGCCGATCAACGGTTTGCTCACACCAATCCTCGCCGCGCTCGGCCGGACGCGCGTCATTCTCGTGATCGCCATCGTCTGGGCGGTGGCGGCTTGGGCGCTGGCCATTGGCCTCAGCGCGGCCGGACTGGAGCTGCTCGCCATCCCGATTGCCCTGGCGGCCACCCAATTTGCGGCGGCGCTGGTGCTGCTGCCGCTGGCGCGGGACGTCTTCGACTTCCGCCTGCTGCGGCACCTCGCGCGACCGCTGGCCGCGGCTGTGCTGGCAGGCGCGTTCGGTCGCCTGGTCATGCTCCCGCTGCTGACCGACTGGGTGCTGCTGATCCAGGGCGGCATCGTGGTCGTGCTGCTCTATGCGGGTCTCATCTACCTGATGGATCGCGAGACCATCCGGCACGAGGTCGGCCTGCTCTTCCGGCGTCCTGAGCCCGACCCAGGCGATAGCCCCTGA
- a CDS encoding radical SAM/SPASM domain-containing protein produces MNSVTQAKDLVLKFRRHKAVAHPGLARFAYHWMRGTSELPYGPLKMHVEPTSFCNLRCPMCPQSVGANETNGFMEMDLFNKIIDEARHFTREINLFFRGESLMHKGIYEMIETCERAGIAAHINTNATLWRDDAIANLLEARPSKVTISFDSGEPETYEAMRKGATFDRVLERVLRFLDARKRLPGPKPYVVMQVIQLWEKSMGVGARPVIPAHFTDRFAGLPVDEWDTFWAHGWAGTLTDSDFYTARPHGPVYYPCNWLWKSMAVYWDGRVPSCCADFAEEQIMGDLSTQSIQEVWNSDAYRAIREAHTGGQLADYPLCAGCDAKWQEDTPLWRAFAGARSVATTEPLPVLQNGRANGHAG; encoded by the coding sequence GTGAACTCGGTCACCCAGGCCAAGGACCTCGTCCTCAAGTTTCGCCGCCACAAGGCGGTGGCGCATCCGGGCTTGGCGCGCTTCGCCTACCACTGGATGCGCGGCACCAGCGAGCTGCCCTATGGCCCGCTGAAGATGCACGTGGAGCCGACCAGCTTCTGCAATCTGCGCTGTCCCATGTGCCCGCAGAGCGTCGGGGCCAACGAGACCAACGGGTTCATGGAGATGGACCTGTTCAACAAGATCATCGACGAGGCCCGCCACTTCACCCGCGAGATCAACCTGTTCTTCCGCGGCGAATCCCTGATGCACAAGGGCATCTACGAGATGATCGAGACCTGCGAGCGCGCCGGGATCGCCGCCCACATCAACACCAACGCCACGCTGTGGCGCGACGACGCGATCGCCAATTTGCTGGAAGCCCGGCCCTCCAAGGTGACCATCAGCTTCGATTCCGGCGAACCCGAGACTTACGAGGCAATGCGCAAGGGCGCCACATTCGATCGCGTGCTGGAGCGCGTCTTGCGGTTTCTCGACGCCCGCAAGCGGCTTCCCGGCCCGAAGCCCTATGTCGTCATGCAAGTGATCCAGCTCTGGGAGAAGTCGATGGGCGTCGGCGCGCGTCCGGTGATTCCGGCGCACTTCACGGATCGCTTCGCCGGCTTGCCGGTCGACGAGTGGGACACCTTCTGGGCTCACGGCTGGGCGGGCACGCTGACCGACTCCGATTTCTACACGGCGCGCCCCCACGGCCCCGTCTACTACCCCTGCAACTGGCTGTGGAAGTCGATGGCGGTCTATTGGGACGGGCGCGTGCCGTCGTGCTGCGCCGACTTCGCCGAAGAGCAGATCATGGGCGACCTCAGCACGCAGTCGATCCAGGAAGTGTGGAACAGCGACGCCTATCGGGCCATCCGCGAGGCGCACACCGGGGGGCAACTGGCCGACTATCCGCTGTGCGCCGGCTGCGACGCCAAGTGGCAGGAAGACACCCCGCTCTGGCGGGCGTTTGCCGGCGCCCGGTCGGTGGCCACCACCGAGCCGCTGCCGGTGTTGCAGAACGGTCGCGCGAACGGCCACGCCGGATAG